One Lepus europaeus isolate LE1 chromosome 7, mLepTim1.pri, whole genome shotgun sequence DNA segment encodes these proteins:
- the POLD3 gene encoding DNA polymerase delta subunit 3 isoform X5, which produces MLKDSGPLFNTDYDILKSNLQNCSNNICVLRFSAIQCAAAVPRAPAESSSSKKFEQSNLQVPSETQVNNEPTTNGHGPPASKQVSQQPKGIMGMFAAKAATKTQDANKETKTEAKDVTNASSAGTKASGKGNVMSNFFGKAAMNKLKVNLDSEQAVKEEKIVEQPPVSVTEPKLAAPAGLKKPSRKAELVKMQQKEKKRLNLFLNGNRGKRVDLSDDETKETENMKKKRRRIKLPDSDSSEDEVCPDSPGAYEAESLSPPPPVSPPPESVPKTDPELPPIKSSTGENRRKRKRVLKSKTFLDVEGCMVTEKVYESESCTDSEEELTMKTASVHRPPAMTVKKEPKEERKGPKKGTAALGKANRQVSITGFFQRK; this is translated from the exons TAACATTTGTGTCCTCAGGTTTAGTGCTATACAGTGTGCAGCTGCTGTTCCTAGAGCTCCTGCAGAATCCTCATCTTCCAAAAAGTTTGAGCAGTCAAATCTTCAAGTACCAAGTGAGACACAAGTGAATAATGAGCCTACTACCAATGGTCATGGCCCACCTGCCTCCAAGCAGGTTTCCCAGCAGCCAAAAGGAATTATGGGAATGTTTGCTGCTAAGGCTGCTACTAAAACCCAAGAtgccaacaaagaaacaaaaacagaggctaaAGACGTAACAAAT GCATCCTCGGCAGGCACCAAGGCATCCGGGAAAGGGAACGTGATGAGCAACTTTTTTGGAAAAGCTGCAATGA ATAAACTTAAAGTCAATTTGGATTCAGAACAAGcagtgaaagaagaaaaaatagtggAGCAACCTCCAGTGTCTGTCACTGAACCGAAGCTGGCAGCTCCTGCAGGCCTGAAGAAACCCAGCAGAAAAGCAGAGCTTGTTAAGAtgcagcagaaagagaaaaaaag GCTTAATTTATTCCTGAATGGCAACAGGGGGAAGCGAGTAGATTTATCTGATGATGAGacaaaggaaactgaaaacatgaagaaaaagaggagaagaATCAAACTTCCTGACTCTGATAGCAGTGAGGATGAAG TCTGCCCAGACTCTCCTGGGGCTTATGAAGCTGAGTCACTGTCCCCACCTCCGCCTGTGTCTCCACCTCCTGAGTCAGTGCCGAAGACTGACCCCGAGCTTCCTCCCATCAAG AGCTCAActggagaaaacagaagaaaacgaAAGCGTGTATTGAAATCTAAAACCTTTTTGGATGTGGAAGGCTGCATGG TGACTGAAAAAGTCTACGAGAGTGAATCCTGCACAGATAGTGAAGAGGAGCTTACGATGAAGACAGCCTCTGTACACAGGCCCCCTGCCATGACTGTGAAAAAAGAACCCAAAGAGGAACGAAAGGGCCCCAAGAAAGGGACTGCTGCTCTGGGCAAAGCCAACAGACAAGTGTCCATCACTGGCTTCTTCCAGAGGAAATAA